The following is a genomic window from Petrotoga sibirica DSM 13575.
ATGAAGCTATTTTAAGAGAACCAGCTGGTCTTAAAATGGCTTTAGGAGAAAATCCTAAAAGAGTCTATGGTTCTTTCAACAAAACTCCCTCTACTAGGTTAGGAAATGCCGCCATAATTAGAGATTATTTTACAAAAGTTAGAAACTATATTGAAAAGAAGAAAACCACAGAAAAAGAAGGGAAGCCTTTCACTGAAACAGATATTAAATTTGAAATTGGTGAGAAAGTTCTAAATAAGCAAATTCCCGCAAGGATTCATGCGCACAGAAAAGACGATATTTTAACGGCGATAAGGTTATCTGAAGAGTTTGGGTTTGATCTTGTTATTGAACATGCTACAGAGGCTTATAAGATTCCTGATTTTATCAAAGAAAAAAATATTCCGTTGATTTTGGGCCCTCTACTGGGTTTTAGAACAAAGTTGGAAACAAGGGATATGCGGTTTGAGTCGATAAAAATTATTAATCAGAAAGGTATCTTGGCGGCGTTGATGTGTGATCATCCAGTAACACATTTAGAACACGCTTCAATACAAGCAGCTACTGCTTTAAGGTATGGAGCCAAAGAAGAAGATTTGCTAAAAATGTTAACAATAAATCCAGCGAAAATCCTAAAGGTAGAAAAGCATTTAGGAACGATTGATGAAAACAAGGATGCGGATTTGGTGTTATGGAGCGGTCATCCTTTTGATCCCAGAAGCGTGGTAGAAAAGACACTGATAAACGGAAATGTGGTTTATGAATTATAAAGTTACTTGCTAATTTTGTTTTAATTGACCATAATCACCTATTATTGTCAATTTTTGACTATAAATTACTCTCCCGAGGTTTGAAAAAAATTTCATGATGAGTTAAACTATATATAGTAGTCATTTCTTTAAGGAGAGTGAAAAAAATGAAGGCTATTGTAAAATCTAAACCAGGGAAAGGGCTAACCCTAGTGGAAGTAGAAGAACCTTCTTTACAGTCTCCACACGATGTAAAGATTAAGATTTTGAAGGTGTCGATATGTGGGACTGATGTGCATATTTACGAGTGGAATGATTGGGCAAAAGATCGTATTAAGCGTTTCCCACAAATCGATGGACATGAATTTGTAGGAAGAGTAATTGAAGTTGGAAATGAAGTTAAAAACGTTAAATCTGGAGATTTAGTTGTTTCAGACAGCCATATCCCTTGTGGTTATTGTTATCAGTG
Proteins encoded in this region:
- a CDS encoding amidohydrolase — encoded protein: MKTLLLKNGYIYPISREPFVGDILIENGTIKQVGKDLQVKADEMIDATNKYILPGFIDAHSHIGLFEEGVGAAYQDGNEATDPVTPQVRAIDAYYPEDAAIKRALSGGVTTVMIVPGSANPVGGQGAIVKLNSQITDEAILREPAGLKMALGENPKRVYGSFNKTPSTRLGNAAIIRDYFTKVRNYIEKKKTTEKEGKPFTETDIKFEIGEKVLNKQIPARIHAHRKDDILTAIRLSEEFGFDLVIEHATEAYKIPDFIKEKNIPLILGPLLGFRTKLETRDMRFESIKIINQKGILAALMCDHPVTHLEHASIQAATALRYGAKEEDLLKMLTINPAKILKVEKHLGTIDENKDADLVLWSGHPFDPRSVVEKTLINGNVVYEL